Proteins encoded by one window of Streptomyces uncialis:
- a CDS encoding HAD-IC family P-type ATPase: MTHIDAGAELDPVHPVPVPGGPPAHGLTSAQVAERVARGEVNDVPVRSSRSAVDIVRANVFTRFNAIIGVLWVIMLIVAPMQDSLFGFVIIANTGIGIVQELRAKRTLDSLAVIGEARPVVRRDGAAVAVTTSELVLGDVIETGPGDKIVVDGVCAEADGLEIDESLLTGEADPVVKRPGDPVLSGSFVVAGGGAFTATKVGREAYAARLAEEASRFTLVHSELRSGISTILKYVTWMMVPTAIGLIISQLVVKDNGFRNSIARTVGGIVPMVPEGLVLLTSVAFAIGVVRLGRKQCLVQELPAIEGLARVDTVCLDKTGTLTEGGMDVLELRPLGGADERHVRSVLGAFAVSDPRPNASLRAVADAYPPPRDGGWACLDTLPFSSARKYSGARFEEGGVDGVGGSDDSEGDGRGEGDGGSGAGGGRGGQGEVREGGARGVSGWLLGAPDVLLAEGDEALAATRELDERGLRVLLLARVSRPLDDPEVTADALPTALVVLEQRLRPDAAETLRYFAEQGVTAKVISGDNAVSVGAVAGKLGLAGAADTVDARSLPEDRERMAEVLDTHTVFGRVTPRQKRDMVGALQSRGHTVAMTGDGVNDVLALKDADIGVAMGSGSDAARAVAQIVLLNNSFATLPSVVAEGRRVIGNITRVATLFLVKTVYSVLLAVLVVCSQVEYPFLPRHLTLLSTLTIGVPAFFLALAPNGERARPHFVRRVMRYAIPGGIVAGTATFVTYLLARHHYTGAGALDAETSAATLTLFLVSMWVLAIVARPYTWWRVALVAAMGAGFLLVLVVPWLQHFFALKLVGTVMPWGAVGVAVVAGGVLEAAWRWVDR; the protein is encoded by the coding sequence ATGACGCATATCGACGCGGGTGCCGAACTCGATCCCGTGCACCCCGTCCCCGTACCGGGCGGGCCCCCGGCGCACGGGCTCACCTCGGCGCAGGTCGCGGAGCGGGTGGCCCGTGGCGAGGTCAACGACGTACCGGTGCGCAGCAGCCGGTCGGCCGTGGACATCGTGCGGGCGAACGTCTTCACCCGGTTCAACGCGATCATCGGTGTGCTCTGGGTGATCATGCTGATCGTCGCGCCGATGCAGGACAGCCTCTTCGGGTTCGTGATCATCGCGAACACCGGGATCGGCATCGTCCAGGAGCTGCGGGCCAAGCGGACCCTGGACTCGCTCGCGGTGATCGGGGAGGCCCGGCCGGTGGTGCGGCGGGACGGGGCCGCCGTCGCGGTCACCACCTCGGAGCTCGTGCTCGGGGACGTCATCGAGACCGGGCCCGGCGACAAGATCGTGGTGGACGGCGTCTGCGCCGAGGCGGACGGGCTGGAGATCGACGAGTCGCTGCTGACCGGTGAGGCCGACCCGGTGGTGAAGCGGCCCGGCGACCCCGTGCTGTCCGGGAGCTTCGTGGTCGCGGGCGGCGGCGCGTTCACCGCGACGAAGGTCGGCCGGGAGGCGTACGCGGCGCGGCTCGCGGAGGAGGCGTCGCGGTTCACGCTCGTCCACTCCGAGCTGCGGTCCGGGATCTCGACCATCCTCAAGTACGTGACGTGGATGATGGTCCCGACCGCGATCGGGCTGATCATCAGCCAACTGGTCGTGAAGGACAACGGCTTCCGGAACTCCATCGCCCGCACGGTCGGCGGGATCGTCCCGATGGTGCCCGAGGGGCTGGTGCTGCTGACGTCGGTGGCCTTCGCGATCGGGGTGGTCCGGCTCGGCCGCAAGCAGTGCCTGGTGCAGGAACTGCCCGCGATCGAGGGGCTCGCCCGGGTGGACACCGTCTGCCTCGACAAGACGGGCACTCTCACCGAGGGCGGGATGGACGTACTGGAGCTGCGTCCGCTGGGCGGTGCCGACGAGCGTCATGTCCGGTCGGTGCTCGGCGCGTTCGCGGTGTCCGACCCGCGGCCCAACGCCTCCCTGCGGGCGGTCGCCGACGCGTATCCCCCGCCCCGGGACGGCGGCTGGGCCTGCCTCGACACCCTGCCGTTCTCGTCGGCCCGCAAGTACAGCGGCGCCCGGTTCGAGGAGGGCGGGGTCGACGGGGTCGGCGGGAGCGACGACAGCGAGGGAGACGGAAGGGGCGAGGGAGACGGGGGGAGCGGGGCAGGGGGCGGTCGCGGTGGGCAGGGCGAAGTGCGGGAGGGCGGGGCGCGGGGGGTGAGCGGGTGGCTGCTCGGGGCGCCCGATGTACTGCTTGCGGAGGGCGACGAGGCGCTGGCGGCGACGCGGGAGCTGGACGAACGCGGGCTGCGGGTGCTGCTGCTGGCCCGGGTGTCCCGTCCGCTGGACGATCCGGAGGTCACGGCGGACGCGCTGCCCACCGCGCTCGTCGTACTGGAGCAGCGGCTCCGGCCGGACGCCGCCGAGACCCTGCGCTACTTCGCGGAGCAGGGGGTCACGGCCAAGGTGATCTCCGGGGACAACGCGGTGTCCGTCGGCGCGGTCGCCGGGAAGCTGGGGCTCGCGGGGGCGGCGGACACGGTCGACGCGAGGTCGCTGCCGGAGGACCGGGAGCGGATGGCGGAGGTGCTCGACACGCACACCGTCTTCGGACGGGTCACCCCGCGCCAGAAGCGGGACATGGTGGGCGCGCTCCAGTCCCGTGGGCACACCGTCGCGATGACCGGGGACGGGGTGAACGACGTCCTCGCGCTCAAGGACGCGGACATCGGGGTCGCGATGGGGTCGGGGTCCGACGCGGCCCGCGCCGTCGCGCAGATCGTGCTGCTGAACAACAGCTTCGCGACGCTGCCCTCGGTGGTGGCGGAAGGCCGCCGGGTCATCGGCAACATCACGCGGGTCGCGACGCTGTTCCTGGTCAAAACGGTCTACTCGGTGCTGCTGGCGGTGCTCGTGGTGTGCTCACAGGTCGAGTACCCGTTCCTGCCCCGGCACTTGACGCTGCTGTCCACGCTGACGATCGGGGTCCCCGCGTTCTTCCTCGCGCTCGCGCCCAACGGGGAGCGGGCGCGACCGCACTTCGTCCGGCGGGTGATGCGGTACGCGATCCCGGGCGGGATCGTCGCGGGGACGGCCACGTTCGTCACGTATCTGCTGGCGCGGCACCACTACACGGGCGCGGGGGCGCTGGACGCGGAGACCAGCGCGGCGACGCTGACGCTGTTCCTGGTGTCGATGTGGGTGCTCGCGATCGTGGCGCGGCCGTACACGTGGTGGCGGGTGGCGCTGGTCGCGGCGATGGGGGCGGGGTTCCTGCTGGTGCTTGTCGTGCCGTGGCTCCAGCATTTCTTCGCGCTGAAGCTGGTGGGGACGGTGATGCCGTGGGGGGCGGTGGGGGTCGCGGTGGTGGCGGGCGGGGTGCTGGAGGCAGCGTGGAGGTGGGTCGACCGGTAG